CAACAGCAAATACTCCGGGCTAGGATAAAAATAATATTGGGACTGTCTTTATTGAAACAATTATATATTAAATTTTAAGTCAGAGATAGAATTAAATGCTAAGGATTTTGTGAAATAAATTAAAAAAGCCTGCACCGTTCATTGACAATGCAGGCTGATATTTTTTATGCGCCTTCGAACATAACAACTCTATAATCCGCACCTAAGAATCTGTGGGCACGGGCTTTTTTGTATTCATCGCTGTTATACCAGTCAAGAGCCTCCTCTTTGGTCTTAAACTCAAGAAGAACAACCCCCTTGGCTTCCGGCCCTTCCAGAGTCTCTATATCCCCGTAAAGGGCAAGCCTCTTCATGTCTCTGCCTTCGGCCGCCGCAGGAACCAGCTTTCTGTATTCCTCAATCTCGGCCTCGTCTCTGAGCCTTTCTTTGATAAATATAATGTAGTATGACATACTGCCTCCTATAATGTCTGTATGGTTCCGCCGTCAATGCGGTATTCAACCCCTGTTATCCATTTCGCACTGTCCGAAGCCAGAAACACAGCCAGCTCGGCCACATCTTCCGGACTGCCTGTTCTGCCGAGAGGAATCCCGCCGATGAAATCCACAATCTGCTGTCTGGCCTCAGATTCGGTTATGTTTTTATCTTGCGCTATCTGATTTATATATGTTCCGGCGGATTCTGTCTCTATGAAACCGGGGGATATCACATTAACCCGCAACCCGTGTCTGCCAACTTCCAGAGAAAGCGCTTTACTGTAGTTGTTCAGGGCGGCCTTTGCCGCCGCATAGGCCAGAGTGGATTCGTATATGGGTTTGTGACTCTGGATTGACGAGATATGGATTATGACCCCGCTGCCCTTTTTTATCATGTCCGGCAGCAAAGCCCTGTCCAGCCTGACTGCGCCGAAAAGATTGAACTCGAACATCCTCTGCCATTCATCATCCGTCTGGGCGGCAAACCCTCCCATCGGAGATTTTGACCCTCCGGCATTATTCACCAGAATATCCACTGAGCCGAACTCACTCTTCACATATTCAGTTATTTTCAATGCCCCTTCCCGCTCCGAAATATCGGCAGAAACACCCTTCAGCGGAAAATCCGCAGGGATCTCTCTGGCAGTAACAGCAACAACAGCCCCAAGCTCCGCCAGACGCATAGCTATAGCCCTGCCCATGCCTTTTGTGCCTCCGGTTACGAACGCTTTTTTACCTTCAAAATTATACATGAAAGTCTCTCCTTTAAATTGTTCACCGAGGCCTGCGGTTGATTTTTTCTAAGATACAGATTACACTGAGATTATGTCAAGTACACACGATAAAGTAGGGTACTTACCCGAAAGTAAGTATGTTAAGATAACACCCGATGCAGCGGCTACAGGTATTCAGGATGCCATCCGGATTCTGGAAGGAAGATGGAAACTGCTGATAATAATGAATCTGTTCGCATATGGAACACTAAGGTTCTCTCAGCTTGAAAAATCCATTCCGGATGTGACACAGAAAATGCTGATTCAGCAGCTGAGGGCTCTGGAAAACGACGGTATCGTCAGCAGAATAGTTTACCCGCAGGTTCCGCCGAAGGTTGAGTATTCGCTCACGGAAACAGGAAAAGAACTGTGTCCTGCACTGGATGCACTCCTGAAGTGGGCGGCACAGAGAAACCCAAAGTCGGAATACGGCCACTATTAGAGGATTTAACGAAATATTTATCGTACACTGCTTAATCCCATTCGAGGTATTAAGTTTGTCATGCTGAACGCAGTGAAGCATCTCAGTTTGAGCAGAGACCCTTCACTCCGTTCAGGGTGACGTTTTGCGCATACAACTAATACGTTAATAATTTCGTTAAACGCTCTAGAGGATATCTTTCCGCAGGTCAAAATCTTCGTGACTCATCCACTCGCCGTTGCGCATAACCGCAATGAAGTTGCGCCTGTCCATGAGCATCTTAAGATTGGAGAGCGAAAGCCCCAGTCCGAAACGCCCCAGCGGTTTCAGCTTATAACTCTTCTTAGCTTCCAGAAGTCGGCACAGGTACATATCCAGACTTTCGCAGACAAGCTCCGCAAAAAGCGAGGTCATCTTTTCCGAAACAATCTCCGTCAGCTTGTCGGGGATATTGTGGTATGACTGAGGCAGAGTGAGGGTGAACCCCATCTGCTCTTTAAACTCTTTGATAGCAGAGAAATAATGCTCACTGCTGTCCTCTTCGCCTTTCATTATGATAGGCGGGAGTCCGCTGGCGATAAGAATGTAATTCGTGAGTATCCTGCCTGAACGGCCGTTTCCATCCTCAAACGGATGAACGGACTCGAAATAGCCGTGCTGTTTTGCCAGAAATCCTATGAAATCTTTCAGGTTTATCCGTCCGGTGCGGTAGGCATCCACACGGGAATTGATGTACACCAGATATATATCCAGCAGCTGAGGAAGTTCCGCAAAATCAGGAAGATCCCCATATTCCGGATTAGTTGCATTGTTATCCCTTCTCAGGCCGGGATAGGTCATTTCATCCAGCACCAGAAGGCCGTTCAGTTTGCGGAAGTCCTCAAAACGGAATCCGATGCTGAAATTGCTTCTGTTGGCATATGCCTGCTCATAATACGTTATCGATGCATTATGATAGCTCTGCACCTTCGGAGCATAAGGATTTTTCACCTGCTCCTTGTGCACCAGCACCGCTTCGGCATCCCTGGCAGGGATATAAACGCCCTCAATCATCACCGAGTTGCGGGCTTCTTCGGTCAGGATATCCGTCCACTCGGAACTGTATATGGCAGGTTTTGTCAGCCCGCCGAGTTTTTTCAGAATTTTTATTCGTTTTTCAAGTAATACATAGAGCATAGTTCACCGCTAAAATTAATAATCGGCCGTTCGTCTGCGAACTCAACCTAATAAAGTCCATAATCCTCACGACACATTTCATCCTCATATTTAACACAATAATACCAACACATTCCAGTGTGTTTATACCGTATTATGCACTTAATGAATTATGAGGGGAATATGGTCATGAAACATATGATTTTATCACTGCTGGTGCTGGTTTCTGTTGCCGCATGCGGTGGCGGATCGTCCTCAAAGGACAGCGACAAGGACACAAACAACCCGCCGCAGATATCAGGCTCGCCGGAAACCTTTCTGAAAGCCGGAACAGCATACACTTTCACACCTGCCGCAACAGACACCGACGGGGATACTGTAACATTCAGCATAACCAATAAGCCTGACTGGGCATCGTTCGACACCTCAACGGGAACCTTATCAGGAACTCCCGCACAAGGCTTTTACAGAGACATAATAATAACCGCTTCCGACGGAGAGGACACGGCATCACTTCCTGCGTTCGAAATTGCCGCCGCCGAACTGCTCCTGCTTAAAACAGGACAGACCGGATGCTGGAACTCCGCAGGAACGTCCGTCTCCTGCGCAAGCACCTATCAGGACGGTGAAAGTCAAACCGGAGCCGCACCCGATTTTGTAACCAACACATCCGACAGCACCGTCACCGACAATGTTAACGGAATGATCTGGCACAACCTCGCCACCCCCACAACACAGACATACGCAGCGGCTAACACCCTCTGCGAAAACTCCGCCATAGGCAGTAATACATGGAGACTGCCCGACATCAGCGACATTGAGATGACCGCCGATTACGGAAAATCCTCCGCACCCTACCTCAACAACTCTTTCACAAACTACGCTTCGGGTTCATACTGGACATCCAGAGAGTCATACGGCACAACGGGCTATTTCTGGGTGCTTAACTTCGGAACAGGAGTACAGAATACCGATATCAAAGATAATTACAACTATTACAGATGTGTTTCAGGCAGTAATTCCACTCTGGGTTCATTCACCAGAGACTCTTCCAACGGAATAGTCTACGACTCCAGAACCGGGCTTGAATGGGCGGATCAGTCGCTGGTTTCAAAAACATGGACAGACGCACTTACATACTGCGGAAGTCTGACATACGGCGGTTATTCCGACTGGCGGCTTCCGAACGTAAGAGAGCTGAACTCGATATCATACAGAGCAAGCGCATCTCCCGCAATCAGCACGGCATTTCAGTATCCGGCAAACAGCTTTTTCTGGTCTTCAACAACTTATCAGATAACAAAAACGTCTGCATGGGGAGTTGATTTCACTACAGGAAAGGGAATGACCTCGGCCAAAACCGGCTCGGGCTATCTGAAGTGTGTCAGAGGCGGACAATAAGACTTTCTTCAACATCTCATAATCCTCGGGACAGTAGGAGAAAAGGCCGTACTCCATTTGGGGCACGGCCTTTTTTATGATTAATCTCTGAGTTTTCCGAATGCCGCAATGGCGCAGTGACCGCCGAAACCGAAAGTGTTGCTCATCGCAACGTTGACAGTCTTCTTTCTGGCCTTGCCAAGTGTCAGGTCGATGCCTTTTGCTATCTCATCCCCGACATTCACAGTGTTTATGGTGGGGGGGATTATGTCGTCCTTCACAGCCATAACGCATATCAGCGATTCTATTGCTCCCGCCGCACCCAGCAGGTGACCTGTCATGGATTTTGTTGCGCTAACAGACAGTTTTTTGGGAGTTTCACCAAAAAGTTTTACGATGGATTTTATCTCACTGTCGTCACCAACGGGAGTGGAGGTGGCGTGCATGTTTATATAGTCAACGTCGTCAACAGTCAGACCCGCATCCTCAAGGGCACCTGTCATTGCGAGGTACGCCCCCAGACCTTCGGGGTGTGTGGCTGTCAGGTGGTATGCATCCGCACCGAAACCAACGCCAAGAACCTCAGCGTAGATCTTCGCACCTCTGGCCTTTGCGTGCTCGTATTCTTCAAGAATAAGCCCTGCGGCGCCCTCACCCATAACGAAACCGTCTCTGTCCCTGTCGAAAGGACGTGAGGCTGTCTCAGGGGAATCGTTCCTCTCGGAAAGAGCTTTCATTGCGCTGAAACCGCCCACGGATGATTCGCATATTGCGCCTTCGGCTCCGCCCGCAACGATTATATCTGCCACACC
This genomic stretch from Seleniivibrio woodruffii harbors:
- a CDS encoding DUF1330 domain-containing protein, which produces MSYYIIFIKERLRDEAEIEEYRKLVPAAAEGRDMKRLALYGDIETLEGPEAKGVVLLEFKTKEEALDWYNSDEYKKARAHRFLGADYRVVMFEGA
- a CDS encoding winged helix-turn-helix transcriptional regulator is translated as MSSTHDKVGYLPESKYVKITPDAAATGIQDAIRILEGRWKLLIIMNLFAYGTLRFSQLEKSIPDVTQKMLIQQLRALENDGIVSRIVYPQVPPKVEYSLTETGKELCPALDALLKWAAQRNPKSEYGHY
- a CDS encoding SDR family oxidoreductase; the encoded protein is MYNFEGKKAFVTGGTKGMGRAIAMRLAELGAVVAVTAREIPADFPLKGVSADISEREGALKITEYVKSEFGSVDILVNNAGGSKSPMGGFAAQTDDEWQRMFEFNLFGAVRLDRALLPDMIKKGSGVIIHISSIQSHKPIYESTLAYAAAKAALNNYSKALSLEVGRHGLRVNVISPGFIETESAGTYINQIAQDKNITESEARQQIVDFIGGIPLGRTGSPEDVAELAVFLASDSAKWITGVEYRIDGGTIQTL
- the fabF gene encoding beta-ketoacyl-ACP synthase II, which gives rise to MAKQKTITLKRVVVTGLGAVTPLGNNVADTWKNLVNGVSGAGPITKFDASGFKTRFACEVKGFDPLQYFDAKEARRLDLFSQYSIAAADEAYKDAGLDNAEFNKNRAGVIWSSAVGGMSTMDEQLIDYAEHRGKPKFSPFLVPKIITDIAAGHISIRFGLHGVNFCPVSACASSTNAIADAFNYIRLGVADIIVAGGAEGAICESSVGGFSAMKALSERNDSPETASRPFDRDRDGFVMGEGAAGLILEEYEHAKARGAKIYAEVLGVGFGADAYHLTATHPEGLGAYLAMTGALEDAGLTVDDVDYINMHATSTPVGDDSEIKSIVKLFGETPKKLSVSATKSMTGHLLGAAGAIESLICVMAVKDDIIPPTINTVNVGDEIAKGIDLTLGKARKKTVNVAMSNTFGFGGHCAIAAFGKLRD
- a CDS encoding DUF1566 domain-containing protein translates to MKHMILSLLVLVSVAACGGGSSSKDSDKDTNNPPQISGSPETFLKAGTAYTFTPAATDTDGDTVTFSITNKPDWASFDTSTGTLSGTPAQGFYRDIIITASDGEDTASLPAFEIAAAELLLLKTGQTGCWNSAGTSVSCASTYQDGESQTGAAPDFVTNTSDSTVTDNVNGMIWHNLATPTTQTYAAANTLCENSAIGSNTWRLPDISDIEMTADYGKSSAPYLNNSFTNYASGSYWTSRESYGTTGYFWVLNFGTGVQNTDIKDNYNYYRCVSGSNSTLGSFTRDSSNGIVYDSRTGLEWADQSLVSKTWTDALTYCGSLTYGGYSDWRLPNVRELNSISYRASASPAISTAFQYPANSFFWSSTTYQITKTSAWGVDFTTGKGMTSAKTGSGYLKCVRGGQ
- a CDS encoding Fic family protein — encoded protein: MLYVLLEKRIKILKKLGGLTKPAIYSSEWTDILTEEARNSVMIEGVYIPARDAEAVLVHKEQVKNPYAPKVQSYHNASITYYEQAYANRSNFSIGFRFEDFRKLNGLLVLDEMTYPGLRRDNNATNPEYGDLPDFAELPQLLDIYLVYINSRVDAYRTGRINLKDFIGFLAKQHGYFESVHPFEDGNGRSGRILTNYILIASGLPPIIMKGEEDSSEHYFSAIKEFKEQMGFTLTLPQSYHNIPDKLTEIVSEKMTSLFAELVCESLDMYLCRLLEAKKSYKLKPLGRFGLGLSLSNLKMLMDRRNFIAVMRNGEWMSHEDFDLRKDIL